A portion of the bacterium genome contains these proteins:
- a CDS encoding rubrerythrin family protein, with amino-acid sequence METPLNRTVTRQNLEAAFGGEAMANRKYLYFAKIARELGDEEIAKLFEETAHQETAHAFSHLELLYPKETLSLSRILELAIEGETYEYTTMYPAFRQKAVEEQEAAAAAEFSEQEDESREHAEIFRQALKLAEKRFAALTKVEERHANRYRQALEGLK; translated from the coding sequence ATGGAAACCCCGCTGAACCGCACCGTGACCCGTCAGAACCTGGAAGCCGCGTTCGGCGGCGAGGCCATGGCCAACCGCAAGTACCTTTACTTCGCCAAGATCGCCCGCGAGCTGGGCGACGAGGAGATCGCCAAGCTCTTCGAGGAGACCGCCCACCAGGAGACGGCCCATGCCTTCAGCCACCTGGAGCTGCTCTATCCCAAGGAGACACTCAGCCTCTCGCGCATCTTGGAGCTCGCCATCGAGGGCGAGACCTACGAGTACACGACCATGTACCCGGCCTTCCGCCAGAAGGCCGTCGAAGAGCAGGAAGCCGCCGCTGCAGCCGAGTTCAGCGAGCAAGAAGACGAGTCCCGCGAGCACGCCGAGATTTTCCGCCAGGCCCTGAAGCTCGCCGAGAAGCGCTTCGCCGCTCTCACCAAGGTCGAAGAGCGCCACGCCAACCGCTACCGCCAGGCCCTCGAAGGCCTCAAGTAA
- a CDS encoding HD domain-containing protein: MIFSDRVRDPIHGLIPLTACERDLLRTRPFSRLRGVRQMGMAYVVYSGAHHTRYEHVIGAMHTAWLLSEHLTSVFSEQDLRLIRLGALCHDLGHRPFSHSLEDAARRYAADPDYAFLANYLDHEERTRLLVETDPEIGEVLARHEDYRDLDRRDIALVAIGEHPRVELNLFTHSEIDADRIDYVLRDNYYCGFTHGIDTQSLLDLYVPDPEQGLVLSAQHTYVASQLLSARFNLISNIQNNPKSRLGDLLLARCIRQALQGADAERREVFDRVVNVGQDSDLEQFLRKYAPFEWGQMEAMVGGREPFRELTTYDFSVLSPMARFALRSLQVPGRSVAQQLEDRLNAQTQGSYLVDRLSISPPTDPLPVSRSGHAPWHGRLTELPTVQGIVDASLEGIGLRVYVPADSELAPDAEHFAEWVAAYRRLDASMDAPKAEGILNELWGGDRVQFGLLLALEEVALDLLTEQVGHGPSRLALLFLTCYAALDSIARAVNDPRIYMDGREAVLILLRHPALRPILASRFPESYAGTRPSGALLNDLRYLERCGLVYAPTRVERVRNVFVRRPKYGSTGWGKRLFRTLAEPASSREFVDSLETAMKALFAPHLDAYCEYFSLLGEEGAGNASRRRELRRQMPVPFTR; the protein is encoded by the coding sequence GTGATCTTCAGCGATCGCGTCCGAGATCCCATCCACGGCCTGATCCCGCTCACGGCCTGTGAGCGAGACCTGCTCCGCACCCGGCCCTTCAGCCGGTTGCGGGGGGTCCGCCAGATGGGGATGGCCTACGTGGTCTATTCGGGCGCGCACCACACCCGCTACGAGCACGTGATCGGAGCCATGCACACCGCATGGCTCCTTTCCGAGCACCTCACCTCGGTCTTCAGCGAGCAGGACCTGCGCCTGATCCGCCTGGGGGCCCTCTGCCACGACCTGGGCCACCGGCCCTTCTCGCACTCGCTCGAAGACGCGGCCCGGCGCTACGCCGCCGACCCAGACTACGCCTTCCTCGCCAACTACCTGGACCACGAGGAGCGCACCCGCCTGCTGGTCGAGACCGACCCCGAGATCGGCGAGGTCCTCGCCCGCCACGAGGACTACCGCGACCTGGACCGGCGCGATATCGCCCTGGTCGCCATCGGCGAGCACCCGCGCGTCGAATTGAACCTCTTCACCCACTCCGAGATCGACGCCGACCGCATCGACTACGTCCTTCGGGACAACTACTACTGCGGCTTCACCCACGGCATCGATACCCAGTCGCTCTTGGACCTCTACGTGCCGGACCCCGAGCAGGGCCTGGTCCTGAGCGCCCAGCACACCTACGTTGCCTCGCAGCTGCTCTCGGCGCGCTTCAACCTCATCTCCAACATCCAGAACAACCCCAAGAGCCGCCTGGGGGATCTCTTGCTCGCGCGCTGCATCCGGCAGGCCCTGCAGGGCGCCGACGCCGAGCGCCGCGAGGTCTTCGACCGGGTCGTCAACGTGGGCCAGGACTCGGATCTCGAGCAGTTCTTGCGCAAATACGCCCCCTTCGAGTGGGGCCAGATGGAGGCCATGGTCGGCGGCCGCGAGCCCTTCCGCGAGCTGACCACTTACGACTTCTCGGTCCTCTCGCCCATGGCCCGCTTCGCCCTGCGCTCCTTGCAGGTGCCCGGCCGCAGCGTCGCCCAGCAGCTCGAAGACCGCCTCAACGCCCAGACTCAGGGCAGCTACCTGGTCGATCGCCTCTCGATCAGCCCGCCCACAGACCCATTGCCCGTCTCGCGCTCGGGACACGCTCCCTGGCACGGCCGCCTCACCGAGCTGCCCACGGTGCAGGGCATCGTGGACGCCTCGCTCGAAGGGATCGGCCTGCGGGTCTACGTGCCCGCCGACTCGGAGCTTGCCCCCGATGCTGAGCACTTCGCCGAGTGGGTGGCCGCTTACCGGCGCCTCGACGCGAGCATGGACGCGCCCAAGGCCGAGGGAATCCTCAATGAGCTGTGGGGCGGCGATCGCGTCCAGTTCGGCCTTCTCTTGGCCCTCGAAGAGGTCGCCCTCGATCTCTTGACCGAGCAGGTCGGCCACGGCCCATCGCGCCTGGCGCTCCTCTTCCTCACCTGCTACGCGGCTCTCGACAGCATCGCCCGCGCCGTGAACGACCCGCGCATCTACATGGACGGCCGCGAGGCCGTGCTCATCCTCTTGCGGCACCCGGCCCTGCGCCCCATCCTGGCCTCGCGCTTCCCCGAGAGCTACGCGGGCACCCGCCCCTCGGGCGCCCTGCTCAACGACCTGCGCTACCTGGAGCGCTGCGGCCTGGTCTACGCGCCGACGCGCGTCGAGCGGGTGCGCAACGTCTTCGTGCGCCGGCCCAAGTACGGCAGCACCGGCTGGGGCAAGCGCCTCTTCAGGACCCTCGCGGAGCCTGCGAGCAGCAGAGAGTTCGTCGACTCGCTCGAGACGGCCATGAAGGCGCTCTTCGCGCCTCACCTGGACGCCTACTGCGAATACTTCAGCCTGCTCGGCGAGGAGGGCGCGGGCAACGCTTCGCGCCGCCGCGAGCTCAGACGCCAGATGCCGGTGCCCTTCACGCGCTAA
- a CDS encoding YkgJ family cysteine cluster protein, with product MNTPEIPFEVSPAPGIYQCVACGACCAAPDISTLKKPLGVPCDHLGPDHLCGIYETRPAVCRNYRPDWICAEVAPLPTLEARVQRYLEIFGLAPQEGG from the coding sequence ATGAACACTCCTGAAATTCCCTTCGAGGTATCCCCCGCCCCCGGCATCTACCAATGCGTCGCGTGCGGCGCCTGCTGCGCGGCCCCCGACATCAGCACCCTGAAAAAACCACTGGGCGTGCCCTGCGACCACCTGGGCCCCGACCACCTGTGCGGCATCTACGAGACGCGCCCTGCGGTCTGCCGCAACTACCGGCCCGATTGGATCTGTGCCGAGGTGGCCCCCCTGCCGACCCTGGAAGCGCGCGTGCAGCGCTATCTGGAAATCTTCGGTCTTGCTCCGCAAGAAGGGGGTTGA
- a CDS encoding DUF445 family protein codes for MIDALLLHELLLAVIIGGLTGRLVDFGAVQLLFRPYTAKRFAGLKLHGVLPARQEALARQVANSIADRLLSEETLASFITSPEMAAKIRENVAREVDRFVDRDLPSVRELLGELLSDPKALDEEIRVVSSWCGEYLASLANSPEVRERCAFVLTRLMVERKAMRMDELLAPGVWEAIGRMIESRLEGLADTPELNAERIDTWLAGLGAPGTMFSEETLSSLRAEARQRIPDWLKALEEGLKRPDTQAWLDRYVLDSVEGFIEDLPRQGLLNELVGWFIRTTYRENKAHYRRKLLEILPGQVARFRESLSDPANRDRLYQKLDQAITEIAGTPLGTRYATIPADLRRDLKGLVSQVLSSPTTRTTLQQWANHLLARFRSAPLEEFLPAGLRALSAEDLSSASQEGPVRDAVDFGFDLLREAGLQRQLQSLIGQGASFVLSKPIGRLRDRLGEERLTRIHGTIEQQLLAAAQREAPRLARLIDVRGLVETKIQGADAQAIEAMVKNLARKELNSIFTKGLYGGILVSLVMTGFLLVLESLVNRLYPGAGWIALAGVGAALLVTAARYLRIPAPHDS; via the coding sequence ATGATCGATGCCCTTCTCCTGCATGAGCTCTTGCTCGCCGTGATCATCGGCGGCCTCACGGGCCGCCTGGTGGACTTCGGCGCGGTGCAGCTCCTCTTCAGGCCCTACACCGCCAAGCGCTTCGCCGGCCTCAAGCTCCACGGCGTGCTGCCCGCACGCCAGGAGGCCCTCGCGCGGCAGGTGGCGAACTCCATCGCCGACCGCCTGCTCTCCGAGGAGACGCTCGCCTCGTTCATCACGAGCCCCGAGATGGCCGCCAAGATCCGCGAGAACGTCGCCCGTGAGGTGGACCGCTTCGTCGACCGCGACCTGCCCTCGGTCCGCGAGCTGTTGGGCGAGCTCTTGAGCGACCCCAAGGCCCTCGACGAGGAGATTCGCGTCGTCAGCTCCTGGTGCGGTGAGTACCTGGCCTCGCTCGCCAACAGCCCCGAGGTCCGCGAGCGCTGCGCCTTCGTCCTTACCCGCCTGATGGTCGAGCGCAAGGCCATGCGCATGGACGAGCTGCTCGCCCCCGGCGTGTGGGAGGCCATCGGCCGGATGATCGAAAGCCGGCTCGAAGGCCTCGCCGACACGCCCGAGCTGAACGCCGAGCGCATCGACACCTGGCTTGCGGGCCTGGGCGCACCCGGGACCATGTTCTCCGAAGAAACCCTCTCGAGCCTGCGCGCCGAGGCCCGCCAGCGCATCCCGGACTGGCTCAAAGCGCTCGAAGAAGGCCTCAAGCGCCCCGACACCCAGGCCTGGCTCGATCGCTACGTGCTCGACAGCGTCGAAGGCTTCATCGAGGACCTGCCGCGCCAGGGCCTGCTCAACGAATTGGTGGGCTGGTTCATCCGCACCACCTACCGCGAGAACAAGGCCCACTACCGCCGCAAGCTGCTCGAAATCCTGCCCGGTCAGGTCGCGCGCTTCCGCGAGAGCCTGAGCGACCCGGCCAACCGCGATCGCCTGTACCAAAAGCTCGACCAGGCCATCACCGAGATCGCGGGCACCCCGCTCGGCACCCGCTACGCCACCATCCCCGCCGACCTGCGCCGGGACCTCAAGGGCCTCGTCTCCCAGGTGCTGTCGAGCCCCACCACCCGCACGACCCTCCAGCAGTGGGCGAACCACCTGCTCGCGCGCTTCCGCTCGGCGCCGCTCGAAGAGTTCCTGCCCGCGGGGCTGCGCGCCCTCTCGGCCGAGGACCTTTCGAGCGCGAGCCAAGAGGGCCCCGTCCGCGACGCCGTGGATTTCGGCTTCGACCTGCTGCGCGAGGCGGGCCTGCAGCGCCAGCTCCAGAGCCTGATCGGCCAGGGCGCCTCCTTCGTCCTCTCCAAGCCCATCGGCCGCCTGCGCGACCGGCTCGGCGAAGAGCGGCTCACCCGCATCCACGGCACCATCGAGCAGCAGCTCCTGGCCGCCGCCCAGCGCGAGGCGCCGCGGCTCGCCCGGCTCATCGACGTGCGGGGGCTGGTCGAGACCAAGATTCAGGGCGCCGACGCCCAGGCCATCGAGGCCATGGTCAAGAACCTCGCGCGCAAGGAGCTCAACTCCATCTTCACCAAGGGCCTCTACGGCGGCATCCTCGTCAGCCTCGTCATGACGGGCTTCCTGCTCGTGCTCGAAAGCCTGGTGAACCGGCTCTACCCGGGCGCCGGCTGGATTGCGCTCGCCGGGGTGGGAGCCGCGCTCCTGGTCACGGCGGCACGTTATCTGCGCATTCCCGCGCCGCACGACTCTTGA
- a CDS encoding rubredoxin: MRKFRCVVDGHIYDESLGDPDSGIAPGTRWEDVPDTWSCPECGVGKEDFEEI, translated from the coding sequence ATGCGTAAGTTTCGCTGCGTCGTCGACGGCCACATCTACGATGAGTCCCTCGGGGATCCCGACAGCGGGATCGCCCCCGGCACCCGCTGGGAGGACGTGCCCGACACCTGGAGCTGCCCGGAGTGCGGCGTAGGCAAGGAAGATTTCGAGGAGATCTAG
- a CDS encoding FAD-dependent oxidoreductase yields MDPIVIIGAGLGGLTVARELRQLSPDVAITLVTQDDAHQYPKPMLSTALRLGKRPDDLIRARAEELRALGIEVLARRSVVKLEPEAKRLTLDDGSTLAYRDLVLATGASPFVPEVAGARDAVLTVNHLDDYRRFRDALHAEAPVLLIGGGLIGMEFASDLLASGHTVHVVDPGPGPLPRLLPPSAGALVTTALEQVGGTFHWGRTLSSLERLSDRTLRAKLSDGTELIVGTVLSAVGLRPNAQLAKDAGLPVGRGVRLDAQLKAHAHVYALGDCAEFESGLYLPFIKPIGEQARHIARALTSGQDTPFAMTNYAITVKIAQWAVATTTPLPGEHGTWDEVVHDRGSLSRLRDDEGRVLRVVATGSETASLARWLQEVPVLSAQQALSAASPR; encoded by the coding sequence ATGGACCCCATCGTCATCATCGGGGCGGGGTTGGGCGGCCTGACGGTCGCCCGCGAGCTCCGTCAACTTTCCCCTGACGTCGCCATCACCCTCGTCACCCAGGATGACGCTCACCAGTACCCCAAGCCCATGCTCTCGACCGCCCTGCGCCTCGGGAAGCGCCCCGACGACCTGATCCGGGCGCGAGCCGAGGAGCTTCGCGCCCTCGGCATCGAGGTCCTCGCACGCCGCTCGGTCGTGAAGCTGGAGCCTGAAGCGAAGCGGCTGACGCTCGACGACGGCAGCACCCTCGCTTACCGGGACCTGGTCCTCGCCACCGGCGCCTCCCCCTTCGTGCCGGAGGTCGCAGGGGCGCGTGACGCGGTCCTCACCGTCAATCACCTGGACGACTACCGGCGCTTCCGCGACGCCCTCCACGCCGAGGCTCCCGTGCTCCTGATCGGAGGCGGGCTCATCGGGATGGAGTTCGCCTCGGACCTCTTGGCGAGCGGCCATACGGTCCACGTGGTCGATCCCGGTCCCGGCCCCCTGCCCCGCCTTCTGCCCCCGAGCGCAGGCGCCCTCGTGACGACCGCCCTTGAGCAAGTAGGCGGTACCTTCCACTGGGGGCGCACCCTCTCGTCGCTCGAACGCCTGAGCGATCGCACCCTGCGTGCCAAGCTCTCGGACGGCACCGAGCTTATCGTGGGTACCGTGCTCTCGGCGGTGGGCCTGCGCCCCAACGCACAGCTCGCCAAGGACGCGGGGCTTCCCGTCGGGCGCGGGGTGCGCCTCGACGCCCAGCTCAAGGCCCATGCGCACGTCTACGCCCTGGGGGACTGCGCCGAGTTCGAGTCGGGCCTCTACCTGCCCTTCATCAAGCCCATCGGCGAGCAGGCCCGCCACATCGCCCGGGCGCTCACGAGCGGTCAGGATACACCCTTCGCCATGACGAACTACGCCATCACCGTCAAGATCGCCCAGTGGGCCGTCGCCACGACCACGCCGCTACCCGGCGAGCACGGTACCTGGGACGAGGTGGTTCACGACCGGGGCAGTCTCTCTCGGCTGCGCGACGACGAGGGGCGCGTCCTGCGGGTGGTCGCGACCGGTAGCGAAACGGCATCACTCGCACGGTGGCTTCAAGAAGTGCCCGTCCTGAGCGCGCAGCAAGCCCTCAGCGCGGCCAGCCCGCGATGA